In Fulvia fulva chromosome 10, complete sequence, a single window of DNA contains:
- a CDS encoding Bifunctional cytochrome P450/NADPH--P450 reductase, translating to MGSTDNNGCEPIPQPPQHLYGLLGNLPDIDPAFPIKEVWRLAQLYGPIMRLNLNGDHIYVSSRELVNEVCDEKRFHKHIGQVLKEVRALLGDGLFTAFPKEPNWGRAHRMLVPAFGPIGIRKMFDGMQDIASQMVLRWDRLGPEHEIDCGDDLTRLAFDTIGLCAFSYRFNEFYTDNAHPFAQQMADVLVESGKKANRPPLLQRLYHRSEQQRQDQVQEMWKLCDKIVADRKKHPQPDNHDLLNTMLNTVDRGTGEGLSDENIRFQLATFLVAGHETTSATLSFTYLNMLQNPATLLKAQRQVDEVVGDDVLTVEHLSKLDYIDACIKETLRLSSPIGAFTVGSDEDQVLAGKYFVPKNTEITILNKLLHRDPAVWDDPDSFKPERWLNGGLQKLPPNSFKPFGSGMRACIGRGFAEQEMIINFAMVLQRFQLELADPSYELQLKSTLTIKPWQFRMKVRRRQGKSPHVGIPGGLQKATEKEHRTHQAAHRPAKDDGGEEAFGGTCEALAQSLQTACSDHGFEATIAGLDAATEHAPTDQPVIVITSSSEGQPPDNARKFVHWLGELDPQKQALKHVKYAVFGVGNSDWASTYHKIPRLVDDLAAKNGAQQIISAGFSNVKEDPIGPWEDWSDKLLEVLSGDKSVTKEKTTLQANIEPDPLSRTLGGMEMNYGTIITNRELAGTEVGPAKRHLEIQLPHDADYQAGDYLVVQPHNPPESIHRVLAHFDLNDTDLVTFTNSPKKYLPSTPTPVGTFLAEAVELATPITKRQLESLAPYATTSEQKSALQNYITTYNTTTLTNRYSPLDILTTLSLTTVPFPHYIDLLPPLSPRQYSISSSPLVQPESVSLTIDVHSSPALSGTGLFQGVASTYLATRRIGDRISCFIRPTNVGFRIPSVDVPLIMICAGTGIAPMRAFLQERSAIAAAGIKTLAPALLYFGCRHRDHDNLYTSDLSTYETAGIVKIRTAFSKVGPNAPSYVPDLVWEDREEIADLFTAGGKIFLCGSAARLGRSTDDVCKKIWVERTGKTSEEAEEWLRGVRMERYVSDVY from the exons ATGGGTTCGACAGACAACAACGGCTGTGAGCCGATCCCACAACCACCACAGCATCTCTACGGCCTGCTGGGGAACCTTCCAGACATCGACCCTGCCTTTCCCATCAAAGAGGTATGGCGGCTGGCGCAGCTCTACGGCCCCATCATGAGACTGAACTTGAACGGCGATCACATTTACGTCTCCAGTCGGGAGCTTGTCAACGAAGTATGTGACGAGAAGAGATTCCACAAACACATTGGCCAAGTGCTCAAGGAGGTGAGAGCTCTCTTGGGAGATGGCCTCTTCACTGCATTTCCCAAGGAACCGAACTGGGGCAGAGCACACAGAATGCTCGTACCGGCCTTTG GACCGATTGGCATTCGCAAGATGTTCGATGGTATGCAAGACATCGCCAGTCAAATGGTCCTACGATGGGATCGATTGGGCCCTGAGCACGAGATTGATTGCGGCGATGACCTCACGAGACTCGCCTTCGACACAATCGGACTGTGTGCCTTCTCATACCGCTTTAACGAGTTCTACACCGACAACGCCCACCCATTCGCCCAGCAAATGGCCGACGTGCTCGTAGAATCAGGCAAGAAAGCCAACCGGCCCCCCTTACTGCAGCGTCTATATCACAGATCAGAACAGCAGCGCCAGGACCAAGTCCAGGAGATGTGGAAGCTGTGCGACAAGATTGTTGCCGACAGGAAGAAACACCCACAACCCGACAACCACGACTTGCTTAACACCATGCTCAACACTGTCGACCGCGGGACCGGCGAGGGTCTCTCGGACGAAAATATCCGCTTCCAGCTGGCAACCTTTCTGGTAGCAGGACACGAAACCACATCGGCAACCCTCTCCTTCACGTACCTCAACATGCTCCAGAACCCCGCAACCCTCCTCAAAGCCCAGCGACAAGTCGACGAAGTCGTCGGCGATGATGTCTTGACCGTCGAGCACCTCTCGAAGCTCGACTACATCGATGCCTGCATCAAAGAGACCCTCCGCCTCAGCTCCCCCATTGGGGCCTTCACCGTCGGCTCAGACGAAGACCAAGTACTAGCTGGCAAATACTTCGTCCCCAAGAACACCGAGATAACAATCCTGAACAAACTCCTCCACCGCGACCCAGCCGTCTGGGATGACCCCGACTCCTTCAAACCAGAGCGCTGGCTCAACGGCGGTCTCCAAAAGCTCCCTCCCAACTCATTCAAGCCTTTCGGAAGCGGGATGCGTGCCTGTATCGGCCGGGGGTTCGCAGAGCAGGAGATGATTATAAATTTCGCGATGGTGCTGCAAAGGTTCCAGCTGGAGCTGGCGGATCCGAGTTATGAGTTGCAACTCAAGTCGACATTGACGATTAAGCCTTGGCAGTTTAGGATGAAGGTGCGGCGGAGGCAGGGCAAGTCGCCTCATGTGGGGATACCTGGTGGGCTGCAGAAGGCTACAGAGAAGGAGCATCGGACGCATCAAGCTGCGCATCGGCCGGCTAAGGATGATGGGGGGGAAGAGGCCTTTGGCG GAACGTGTGAAGCTCTTGCTCAGAGTCTACAGACTGCATGCAGTGATCACGGGTTTGAAGCTACCATTGCTGGACTGGATGCTGCGACAGAGCATGCTCCGACTGACCAGCCCGTCATCGTCATTACATCTTCGTCCGAAGGCCAGCCACCTGACAACGCGAGGAAATTCGTCCACTGGCTAGGAGAGCTTGATCCTCAGAAGCAGGCTCTCAAGCATGTCAAATACGCTGTCTTCGGCGTAGGGAACTCAGACTGGGCGAGCACCTACCACAAAATCCCCCGTCTCGTCGATGATCTCGCCGCCAAGAACGGCGCACAACAGATCATCTCAGCTGGCTTCtcgaacgtcaaagaggaCCCAATCGGACCCTGGGAAGACTGGTCCGACAAGCTACTCGAGGTCCTCAGCGGCGACAAAAGTGTCACGAAGGAGAAAACCACCCTCCAAGCCAACATCGAGCCCGACCCGCTCAGCCGCACACTGGGAGGCATGGAGATGAACTACGGCACTATCATAACCAACAGAGAGCTTGCAGGGACTGAAGTAGGCCCTGCTAAACGTCACCTCGAGATCCAACTCCCGCACGACGCCGATTACCAGGCCGGCGACTACCTCGTCGTCCAACCCCACAACCCTCCCGAAAGCATCCACAGAGTCCTCGCCCACTTCGACCTAAACGACACCGACCTAGTAACTTTCACCAACTCCCCCAAGAAATACCTCCCCTCAACTCCAACCCCCGTGGGAACCTTCCTAGCCGAAGCCGTCGAGCTCGCCACGCCGATTACGAAACGCCAACTTGAAAGCCTGGCGCCCTACGCCACCACTTCTGAGCAAAAATCTGCCCTGCAGAACTACATCACCACCTACAACACCACAACCCTCACAAACCGCTACAGCCCCCTCGACATCCTCACCACCCTATCCCTCACCACCGTCCCCTTCCCCCACTACATCGACCTCCTCCCCCCGCTCTCTCCCCGCCAATACTCCATCTCCTCCTCCCCCCTCGTCCAACCCGAATCCGTCTCATTGACCATCGACGTCCACTCCTCCCCGGCGTTAAGCGGCACCGGTCTATTCCAGGGCGTAGCCTCCACCTACCTTGCCACGCGCAGAATAGGAGACCGAATCTCCTGCTTCATCCGCCCGACGAACGTCGGCTTTCGAATTCCATCCGTGGACGTCCCTCTCATCATGATCTGCGCCGGCACCGGAATAGCCCCCATGCGCGCCTTCCTCCAGGAACGCTCCGCCATCGCCGCCGCTG GTATTAAAACCCTCGCCCCGGCGCTCCTCTACTTCGGCTGTCGCCACCGCGACCACGATAACCTCTACACCTCCGACCTATCCACCTACGAAACCGCCGGAATCGTCAAGATACGCACAGCCTTCAGCAAAGTCGGCCCAAACGCACCGTCGTACGTCCCCGACTTGGTTTGGGAGGATCGGGAAGAAATTGCGGATTTGTTCACAGCTGGTGGGAAGATTTTCCTTTGCGGGAGTGCAGCTAGACTGGGGAGGAGTACGGACGATGTGTGTAAGAAGATTTGGGTCGAGAGGACGGGGAAGACATCAGAGGAGGCGGAGGAGTGGTTAAGGGGGGTGAGGATGGAGAGGTATGTTAGTGATGTGTATTGA
- a CDS encoding Nuclear elongation and deformation protein 1, which yields MQYVRSITGSVSKGWNSINPATLSGAIDVIVVEQEDGSLACSPFHIRFGKFSLLRPYEKKVEFKVNGEKQDYPMKLGEGGEAFFVFETLQSVPTEFQTSPVVSPAASPELKPSRPSTPTLQEPDPFSLNDRSETPTEDTLRQPPRGHSRSTTEGMPIPSFSRRAQSDMGQLTPLSSSPNEPVKRQPSGSFSGIENPHLPKLDRSESDTAIIAAKAAMKSAMDHSQLLPSAMSDLDGSPLRTDLARSNSDLSVDQQEAKQRAMNLSKKLWTSNISNQVTESGDLMLDMAGFKGGNMEALQAEGIARQLLSEEVDGPYDIGALIGADEMGNIWIYGSEEAKEAANKRAAAATALGGFNPAAYASTDAISDPGYHSDDARSDGKSADYTGTHIRRDSDSAVGMPSQPSSPVAGDPNKNYAKTLRLTSDQLKSMNLESGANNMAFTVNRSTCTATLWYWKHDVPIVISDIDGTITKSDVLGHVMTTIGRDWTHQGVAKLYTEIASNGYNFLYLTSRSVGQADMTRGYLKGVVQEGYKLPPGPVILSPDRMIAALRREVYLRKPEIFKMACLRDIMALFAGHGGSNNTHESVEAGLKPNPDLQNLGTGKGKSGSPFYAGFGNRLTDALSYRSVNIPSTRIFTINSNSEVSLDLLSLNNYKTAYSTMREIVDHYFPPVGLLVKGGGEEFTDFNYWRDKPLDIIDFTDSEDEGDEPLVNALARVGTAGTHGSVLSEDEAGDMADSYLSDPRASLDQSIAETLDDDEMTQPMLDNEELEGDDEEEFDEEEDESEPDFELELEDSRGGAQSPAQKASQPSTPDMSSTPDAGRTPRQARANREDQPNRVADRGTGLGLSTLDQKSPRKR from the coding sequence ATGCAGTACGTACGCTCCATCACCGGCTCCGTCTCCAAGGGCTGGAACAGCATCAACCCAGCCACCCTCTCCGGTGCCATCGACGTGATTGTCGTTGAGCAAGAAGACGGGTCGCTGGCATGCTCTCCCTTCCACATTCGCTTCGGCAAGTTCAGCTTGCTACGGCCCTACGAGAAGAAGGTGGAGTTCAAGGTCAATGGCGAGAAGCAGGACTACCCCATGAAGCTGGGTGAGGGAGGAGaggctttcttcgtctttgaGACTTTGCAGAGCGTGCCCACAGAGTTCCAGACGAGTCCAGTCGTCTCGCCTGCTGCGAGTCCCGAACTGAAGCCCAGTCGACCCTCGACTCCTACGCTGCAGGAGCCAGACCCCTTCTCCCTCAACGATCGAAGCGAGACGCCCACCGAAGATACCTTGAGACAACCTCCGCGGGGACACAGCAGGAGTACAACAGAGGGGATGCCTATACCTTCCTTCTCGCGTAGAGCGCAGAGCGACATGGGCCAGCTCACTCCGCTGTCGAGCTCACCAAACGAGCCGGTCAAACGACAGCCTTCGGGCAGCTTTTCGGGCATCGAGAATCCTCATCTACCGAAGCTCGATAGATCGGAATCGGACACTGCTATCATAGCTGCGAAGGCGGCAATGAAAAGCGCAATGGATCACAGTCAGCTTCTCCCGTCTGCCATGTCCGACTTGGACGGATCGCCCCTACGGACCGATCTGGCCAGATCGAACAGCGACCTTTCCGTCGATCAACAAGAGGCGAAGCAGCGTGCAATGAACTTGTCAAAGAAATTATGGACATCGAACATCAGCAATCAGGTGACGGAGTCCGGCGACCTGATGCTGGACATGGCAGGCTTTAAAGGCGGTAACATGGAAGCACTACAGGCAGAAGGCATTGCACGACAACTTTTGTCGGAAGAGGTTGATGGTCCCTATGATATTGGTGCGCTCATCGGAGCTGACGAGATGGGCAACATCTGGATCTACGGCAGCGAAGAGGCCAAAGAAGCTGCCAACAAGAGAGCCGCAGCTGCGACCGCACTTGGTGGCTTCAATCCGGCGGCATATGCTTCCACGGATGCCATCTCGGATCCTGGGTATCATAGCGATGATGCTCGCAGTGACGGCAAGTCAGCAGACTACACTGGCACGCACATCAGGAGAGACTCCGATAGCGCGGTCGGGATGCCATCACAGCCGAGCTCTCCCGTTGCTGGCGATCCTAACAAGAACTATGCCAAGACGTTGCGATTGACTTCCGATCAACTCAAGTCAATGAACCTCGAATCAGGTGCCAATAACATGGCTTTCACCGTGAACAGATCCACCTGTACTGCTACATTGTGGTATTGGAAGCATGATGTACCCATTGTCATCAGCGATATCGATGGCACAATTACCAAGTCGGATGTGCTTGGGCATGTGATGACTACCATTGGTAGAGACTGGACCCATCAAGGCGTTGCTAAGCTGTACACCGAGATTGCGTCCAATGGATATAACTTTCTGTATCTGACGAGCCGAAGTGTTGGGCAAGCCGATATGACGCGGGGCTATCTGAAAGGCGTGGTCCAGGAGGGATACAAGCTGCCACCTGGGCCTGTCATTCTCAGTCCAGACCGCATGATAGCAGCGCTTCGTCGTGAGGTGTACTTGAGAAAGCCGGAGATATTCAAAATGGCCTGCTTGCGGGACATAATGGCGTTGTTTGCAGGCCATGGCGGCTCGAATAACACTCACGAATCCGTCGAGGCCGGTCTCAAGCCAAACCCAGATCTTCAAAATCTAGGTACCGGCAAGGGCAAATCAGGCAGCCCGTTCTATGCTGGTTTCGGCAACCGTCTCACAGATGCGTTGAGCTACCGATCAGTCAACATACCCAGTACGAGGATCTTCACCATCAACAGTAACTCTGAGGTGTCACTAGATCTGCTAAGTCTCAACAACTACAAAACAGCTTACAGCACCATGCGTGAGATTGTTGACCACTACTTCCCACCTGTGGGACTACTGGTCAAGGGCGGCGGTGAAGAGTTCACAGACTTCAACTACTGGCGAGACAAGCCGCTCGACATCATCGACTTCACAGACAGTGAAGATGAAGGGGACGAACCGCTTGTCAATGCCCTCGCCAGAGTCGGTACCGCTGGCACTCATGGCAGCGTCTTGAGTGAGGACGAGGCAGGAGACATGGCTGACAGCTATCTCTCCGACCCGCGGGCCAGTCTCGATCAGTCGATCGCGGAAACGCTCGACGACGACGAGATGACACAGCCAATGCTCGACAATGAAGAGCTGGAAGGTGACGATGAAGAAGAATTCGACGAGGAAGAGGATGAGAGTGAGCCGGATTTCGAGCTAGAACTGGAAGACTCGCGCGGCGGAGCCCAGTCGCCTGCGCAGAAGGCTAGCCAACCTTCAACACCAGATATGTCGTCCACGCCGGATGCTGGACGGACACCACGGCAAGCGAGAGCGAATCGAGAGGACCAGCCGAATCGAGTCGCGGATAGAGGTACAGGGTTGGGTCTGTCAACCTTGGACCAGAAGTCACCGAGGAAGAGGTAG
- a CDS encoding 5-hydroxyisourate hydrolase produces the protein MSDEGHHTSKTRSRLNTISAHLQSQPTMSQQRPFITCHVLDTVAGKPGAGIDVKLKLISPANATTSHWTARTNNDGRVPAWTSLTDINEVVEKVKAELKDDDQMVWSLTYDTEAYFGKGKTFWPEVELRFAAKKEEEHYHVPLLLGPWSYTTYRGS, from the coding sequence ATGAGCGACGAAGGTCATCATACGTCCAAGACACGGTCAAGACTGAATACTATCTCTGCCCACCTACAGTCACAACCAACCATGTCTCAGCAACGACCATTCATCACCTGTCACGTCCTTGACACAGTAGCCGGCAAGCCAGGCGCTGGCATCGATGTCAAGCTCAAGCTGATATCTCCTGCCAACGCGACTACATCACACTGGACAGCTAGAACGAACAATGACGGTAGAGTGCCTGCGTGGACATCTTTGACAGACATCAACGAAGTGGTCGAGAAAGTGAAGGCAGAGCTGAAGGATGATGATCAGATGGTATGGAGCTTGACGTACGATACGGAGGCATACTTTGGCAAGGGCAAGACGTTTTGGCCAGAGGTGGAGCTGAGGTTTGCGgcgaagaaggaggaggagcatTATCATGTGCCGTTGTTGCTTGGACCTTGGAGTTATACAACGTACAGAGGCTCATGA